Genomic DNA from Rhodoferax mekongensis:
CCAGCGCCCTGGAAGAAACCGCAGCGTCCATGGAAGAACTCGGCTCCACCGTCAAACAAAACGCCGACTCCGCCCGTCAGGCCAATCAACTGGCCATGAATGCCTCTACCGTGGCTATTCAAGGTGGAGAAGTCGTCGGCCAGGTCGTGGAGACCATGAAAGGCATCAATGAGTCCAGCCGCAGAATTGCAGACATCATCAGCGTCATTGACGGCATTGCCTTCCAGACCAACATCCTGGCCCTGAATGCAGCCGTAGAAGCCGCTAGAGCAGGAGAACAAGGCCGGGGCTTTGCCGTCGTAGCTTCTGAAGTCCGGTCCCTCGCAGGACGGTCTGCCGAAGCTGCCAAAGAAATCAAGACCCTGATCAACGCCAGCGTAGAGCGGGTAGAGCAAGGCAGTAGTCTGGTAGACAAAGCCGGTGAAACCATGACCGAAGTGGTCAGCAGCATCCGGCGGGTGACCGACATCATGGGAGAAATCAGCGCAGCCAGCTCCGAACAGAGTGCCGGTGTCTCACAGGTTGGAGAAGCAGTCACCCAGATGGACCAGGCCACGCAACAGAATGCTGCCTTGGTGGAAGAGATGGCAGCGGCTGCCAGCAGCCTGAAGAGTCAGGCCAATGATCTGGTGCAGGTGGTGGCGGTATTCAAACTGGGCAACGAAAGCCACGGCGCTTATTCCAGCAGCAGCCCGTCCAGCGGTGGTAGTCACGCGTTGGCAAGCCCCTTGCCCAAAGCAGCCGTGCGCTCCAACCCACCCCAGAAGTTGAACTTTGCAGGGCCCGAGCGCAGGGCAGCGGCCGCAGCAAGTTCTGCCAAAACTGCCCCCAAGCCAGCCGCCAAACCGGCAGCCTCACCGGCCAAAGCCCCGCCGGTGCTGACTGCTCAGGCCATCTCGCCGCCCAAGACCAGCAGCCGCGTCACGCCTGCGGGCGGGGATGATGATTGGGAGACTTTTTAAACCGGCTTCTTGAGCGGCGTACGCTGCTCCAGGTGTTCCAAGTAGTTTTGGATGCCTTCGCCTTCACGCTCCAGAAAGCGCTGCACCGCATCCGCAAACGCCGGGTGCTGCAGCCAGTGGGCACTGCTGGTTTTGACGGGGAGCAGGGCGCGGGCCATCTTGTGTTCGCCCTGGGCGCCGCCCTCAAAGCGCCGGTAGCCATTCGCAATACACCATTGCAATGGCTGGTAGTAGCAAGCCTCGAAGTGCAGGCAGTCCACATGCTCCACAGCGCCCCAGTAGCGGCCGTACGCAACCCGGTCTTCTGTATCAAATAGGCCTGTAGCGCCCGTGGAACGAGCGCCAACAGCTATCAAACTGCTAGCAATGGACTTGCCTCCGCGCTCCGCCACAAACAGCAGCCAATGCTCGGGCATGGTGGCGGCCATGCGCCGGAAGAAGTCGGGCGTCAGGTAGGGCGGGTTGCCGTGCTCGCGATAGGTCCGGGCATAGCAGCGGTAGAAGAAATCCCAATCTGCAGCGCTGATGTCTGCGCCTTGGCTGTGGCGGAACGTGACCCCAGCCCCAGCCACCTTGCGACGCTCCTGCTTGATTTTCTTGCGCTTCTCCTGATTCATGGACTGCAGGAACTGGTCAAAGTCTGCATAGCCCGGCGTAGTGTTGTGCCAGTGGAACTGCACCGTATGCCTTGCCATCCATGCGGCATCCTTAGCACTCTGCATGTCGGCATCGGCGGCAAACAGCATGTGGGCCGATGACACGTTCACCGACTCGCACCACGCCTGCACCGCCTGCAGCAGCGCTGCGCGGGCCTGTGCATCCACCGCCAGCAAGCGGGTGCCGGGCACGGGGGTGAAAGGCACGGCAATCACGCCCTTGGGGTAGTACTCCAGGCCGTGTTGCTGGTAGGCGCTGGCCCAGGCCCAGTCGAACACGTATTCGCCATACGAATGGTCTTTCAGGTAAACCACGCAGGCGGCGCACAAGGCCTCGTCCCGGTGCAGGGTGATGAAGTGGGCGCTCCAGCCGGTCGCGGCCGTGGCGCTGCCGCTCTCAGCCATGGCGGCCAAGTAAGCGTGGCGCATGAAGGGGGTAGGGTGGCTTTGCGTGGCCAGCAGCGCATCCCAAGCTCGGGAATCCACCTCAGAGGGTGTCGCTGACACCCGGATGACATAATCAGTGCTACCCATTTAGCGCCCCCGGCGCGACAGCCAAACGGCGCCTGCAAACGCCCTCAGGCTGTGAACTTCGATCTGCTGGTTCATGACTCTCAAACTGTGCGTTGCGCAACTCAATTTCATCGTCGGTGACCTGAACGGTAATGTGAAAAAAATCGTCGATGCGGCCACCCATGCCTATGCGCAGGGTGTGCGGCTGGTGTTGACGCCTGAATTGTCCATTTGCGGCTATGCCGCTGAAGATTTGTTCTTGCGCCCTGCCTTCATCCAAGCCTGTGATGATGCCGTGAAATCGGTGGCGCAGCAGCTCGCCGGGTTAAAGGGCTTGAGCGTGGTGGTCGGTCACCCCACCGGAGGTGACAGCCGCACCCGCTCGGTCGCCATCCAAAGCCGCTTCAATGCGGCCAGTGTGTTGCGCGAAGGGCAGGTGGTCGCCCACTACGCCAAACGTGAACTGCCGAACTACCAGGTGTTTGACGAGCGTCGCTACTTCAGCCCCGGCCAAGGTGTGTGTGTGTTTGAAGCGGGCGAGGGAGCAGATGCCGTTCAAGTGGGTTTGCTCATTTGCGAAGACGCTTGGTTTGAAGAGCCGGCCCGTCTGGCCAAAGAAGCAGGCGCCGAGCTGCTGGCGGTGATCAACGCGTCACCTTTCCATGTAGGCAAGGGCTACGAACGCGAAGCACGCATGGGTGAGCGCTGCCGTGCCACGGGCTTGCCACTGGTCTACGCCCATCTGGTGGGCGGTCAGGATGAGGTGGTGTTTGAAGGCCACTCCTTCACCTTGGATGCACAGGGTGCCGTCACCGGTCGTGCTCCGAGTTTCAAGGAAAATCTGTTTGTAGCGCAGGTGGCGCGTGCGCAAGCAGCTATCAAATTGGTAGCGGATGTTGAGCCCGAGCGATCTGCTGAGGCGGACCTGTGGGACGCGCTGGTGCTGGGCGTTCGCGACTATGTGGGCAAAAACGGCTTCCCCGGTGCGTTGCTGGGTTTGTCGGGTGGCATCGATTCCGCCTTGGTACTGGCCGTTGCGGTGGACGCGCTGGGGGCCGACAAGGTGCGTGCCATCATGATGCCTTCGCCCTATACCGCTGACATCAGCTGGATCGATGCCCGCGACATGGCGGCCCGCATGGGCGTACGCTACGATGAAATTTCCATCGTGCCGGAGTTCGAAGCCTTCAAGGCATCGTTGGCAGGTGAGTTTGCCGGCCGCGCGGAAGACACGACCGAAGAGAACATCCAGGCCCGTATCCGCGGCACTTTGTTGATGGCCTTGTCCAACAAGTTCGGCAGCATCGTGCTGACCACAGGCAACAAGTCCGAAATGGCCACCGGCTACTGCACTTTGTATGGCGACATGGCCGGCGGCTTTGCGGTCATCAAGGATTTGGCCAAAACCACAGTGTTCAAGCTCGCTTGGTGGCGCAACGCCCATGACCCCTATGGCACCGGCGCCTACCCGATTCCTGAGCGCATCATCACGCGCCCGCCCAGTGCCGAGTTGCGCCCGGATCAGAAGGACCAGGACAGTCTGCCGCCGTACGAGGTGCTGGACGGTATTTTGGAGCGCTACATGGAAAACGACGAGAGTATCGACGCCATCATCGCCGCAGGCTACCGGACGGAGGATGTCGAGCGCGTCACCCGGCTCATCAAGATCAATGAGTACAAACGCCGCCAGGCGCCGGTAGGAATCCGCGTTACCCACCGCAGCTTCGGCAAGGATTGGCGTTATCCTATTACCAACCGTTTTCGGGCCTGATTTTTACCATGGACACGCAGATGAAACAAATTACCGCCATCGTCAAACCCTTCAAGTTGGAAGAAGTCCGTGAAGCGCTCGCTGAATGCGGCGTGACCGGCCTGACCGTGACCGAAGTCAAAGGCTTCGGCCGCCAGAAAGGTCATACCGAGCTCTACCGCGGTGCGGAGTACGTCGTGGACTTTCTGCCCAAGATGAAGGTGGAAGTGGTTGTGAAAACCGATGACGTGGACCGCTGCGTGGACGCCATCGTCAAAGCAGCTCACACCGGCAAAATCGGCGACGGCAAAATTTTTGTGACCAGCGTGGAGCGTGTAGTCCGCATCCGTACTGGCGAGCAGGACGAGTCCGCTGTTTAAGCTAAACGCCTAAACAGCAAAGCGCTGCCAGAGCGCCGCACACCAGATGGCGGCGCAGAGCAGCAGGCTCAGCAGCACGGCTGCACTGCCGATGTCTTTGGCCCGTTTGGACAGCTGGTGCCATTCGGGGCCTACCCGGTCGACGACGGACTCGACCGCGGTGTTCAGTAACTCCACCACCATCACTGCAATGACGCTTGCCGCGAGGACGGCGCTCTCTACCCAGCTTTGGCCCACAAAAAGGGATGCAGGTAGCAGCACCAACGCCAGAACACATTCCTGCCGGAATGCGGGCTCGTTCCACCCGGCTTGCAAGCCAGCCCATGAGTAGCGGGTCGCATGCAGAATGCGGCTCAAGCCCCGACGTTGCTTTTGCGGGTTGACTGCGGGATCAATGTGATTTTCGGGCGTGGATTCCATGAGGCCTTTGGGTCGCCGATCAGCGGCTGAGGGGGGCTGAAGTGATGAGACGGGTGCCAGCCCACGCGTCGTGCCAGAACTGCTGTTGAGGGTGAAAGCGGCTCAAGATGGCCCAGACAGCAAACCAGCCCAAGCAGATGACGACAATCTCACCACCCGACAGGTGAAAGGGCGAAACCGCCAGCAAGGGCGGGAGGAACCATACCCAGCTCAACACGTAGCGTCCCAATGCGCGCAGTTGCGTAATCTTTTTGCCGTCACGACCGACTACGCGGATATTCCATGTTTTCATGGCCAGCGTCTGCCCGTGGGCCCAAAACCAGACGAAGTAGACACCTAGCACCACAAAGAGGAAGAGACTCAAAAGCGGACGCCGGGGGTCTATGCCGCTGCGCACTTGCCCCAAGGTGCTAAATAGCCAAGTGGCAAAGAATGCAACAGCAAACAGCAAAATGCCTTCGTAAACCCAGCACGCCATCCGGCGCCAAAGACCGGGGGTGTCCAACGCGATTGTCATCAAAGTACCGACCTTCGTAGAAATGAAGGCCAGATTGTAGGCACCTCAGTACCACCCGCACCCAGGTGCCAAGCAAGCCAGTTGCTTAGTTGCTGCTATTGGATTTTGCCGCCGGGGCCAGAGGCAAGAGGGTGTTTTGATCCAAAGGCTGCTGAGCGACCAGTTTTTCCCTCTTCGACTCGGGAGAATTGCGGGTCAGCGGAACAGGTGTAATTTTTTGAGGGGAAGGCGCTTTGGTGGCAATCGCTGCCCCCGCCGGTTTGGCAGCCGCTTTTTTGGCCAAAGCCTCCTTCTCTTCTGCGCTCAAGGCTTGATAGGCTTCCCAATTGGCCGCGAGCTCCGCAGGTGGGGTTTTTTTGGTCTCGGCGAAGTTCAATCGCGCTTGCTGCCGCTCCTTGGGCTTGAGAGCCGCCCACTCTCCCATGCGGCTGTGCAGCCGTTCCTTGTCCTCGGCAGACATGTTGGCGAAGTTTTGGGACAAAGCAATCCACTTGCGCTGATGTCCGGCTGCCAAGGTTTCCCAAGAGGTTTGCAAAGGCGCAAGGGCCGTCTTTTGGGCTGCGTTCAAGCTACTCCAAGTGACGGCTGGGGTTGTCGCCGGGGCTTGGGGCGGCAGCGCGGGGCTGCTCTGAGCGATGGAAACGTCATATGCGCCAAGCAGCGCTACCGCGCAAACAGCAGCAATCACCTCATGACTGGCGCAAACGTGAAAGGGGGGGCGTTGCATGGCGTCGATTGATGCGGATGTAGGGTTACAGCCGCTTACTTCTCTTGGTTGCTGCGTAAAAATTGCGCAAAACCTGGGTCTGTGTAAGCTGCAGGCGGCAGGGCGTTGGTTAGCAGCTCGGTATCCACATCGGCAATTTCCTGGGCGGTCCAGTCGTCTTGCGCCAAACCGATGACGATCATTCCCGTCACCAGCAACAGCAATGGCAGCCATGAGCCAAGTTGGGTCATCCAATGGCGGAAACCGGAGCCCATTTGCAGGGTAGCCTCGCCGCTTTGCCCTGTGACAACGTTGGCCGATGTGGTTTCAGCCACCCACTTGCGTTTGGCAAGCGCCTGCATACGCGCGACCTTCAGTCTCTCGGAAATGTCATGGGGCAGGGAGTCTGCACTTTCGTTCAGGCGTAAGGTAACGGCGCGCCCCACAGCGTCTTGGATTTCCGCACTTGAACGGTGCATTTTTGTGGTTTTCATAGCCGGATCCCCTTTCCTTTCAACGCATTTCCCAAGGCCTGTACTGCTCTGGAGCAGTGTGTTTTGACGCTGCCTTGTGAGCAGCCCATTGCGGCAGCCGTTTCCGCAACATCCATATCCTCCCAATAACGCATAAGGAAGGCTTCCCGTTGACGTGGCGGCAACCGCAATATCTCTTCTTCTATCGAAAGCAAGGTTTGTGCACGCTCGGTTTGCGTTTCCGCACTTTCTGATTGTTCTCCGCCTTGGTCGGTTACCAAGGACTCCAATAGATTGAAGTCATCGTCCTCAGTTCCCGACTCGAAATCACTCAATGTTGAAAACAGAGCGCTGTAAGTCTTCTGCCGGCGAAACCAGTCCAGGGTGCTGTTGGACAAGATCCGCTGAAACAGCATGGGGAGCTCTTCGACCGGCTTGTGGCCGTAATGTTCGGCCAGCTTCATCATGCTGTCCTGAACGATATCCAAAGCGGATTCATCGTTGCGGACATGGTATGCCGCCCGTTTGAAGGCCCGTCTTTCGACACTTTTCAGGAAATCAGAGAGTTCTTTTTCGGTTGCCAAGTGACGGGACCATTGAAGGCATAAACTAAAGTCTGACAGTCTGTCTCAACGCAATATTTCTGGCGGAGAGGCCCGTGATTATTGCATTCCGGCAAGGACTGCAAACCGACGTCCGAAAGTGCGTGTCTAAACAAATGCCATAATACCGGTGCTATTAAAAGGCAAACGGGTCCTGGTCCGGCGCAACATTCAATGCGTCCATGGCTTTGACCTTAAGTCCCGACGCGACTCCACAAGTGTTTGCGAAGGGGCACCCAAGGTTTTTCGTCAGAGAAATTCACAAAGGTTCATCATGGAAATTTCTAAAGCCGAAATCGCTTCGGCCGCATCCGCATCCAAATCCGCCGCTGTTCCCGAATTGAGGGGCGCGGAAGTCCTTGTCAAAGCGCTACAAGCCGAAAACGTCAAATATATCTGGGGTTACCCCGGTGGTGCAGTTCTGCACATTTACGACGCTTTCTACAAGCAAGACACGATCCAACACGTTCTGGTACGCCACGAGCAAGCAGCCGTGCATGCTGCCGACGGCTATGCCCGTGCCACCGGTGATGTCGGCGTGGCGTTGGTGACATCCGGGCCGGGTCTGACCAATGCCGTGACCGGCATTGCTACTGCTTACATGGATAGCATTCCCATGGTGATTATTTCCGGTCAGGTGCCTACGCACGCGATCGGACTGGATGCTTTCCAAGAGTGCGACACAGTCGGCATCACACGCCCCATCGTGAAGCACAACTTTCTGGTGAAGGACGCCAAGGACATGGCGGAAGTCATGAAGAAGGCGTTCCATATCGCTCGCAGTGGTCGTCCCGGCCCTGTGGTCGTCGATATTCCCAAGGACGTGTCTTTTAAGAAGGTGCCCTATCACGGCTACCCGGAGAGCGTGGAAATGCGTTCTTACAATCCGGTGCGCAAGGGGCATGGTGGGCAAATTCGCAAGGCCTTGCAACTGTTGTTGACCGCCAAACGTCCTTATATCTACACCGGTGGCGGCGTGTTGCTGAGCAACGCTTCCAACGAACTCCGCACTCTGGTGGACATGTTGGGCTACCCCTGCACCAACACCTTGATGGGTCTGGGTGCGTACCCTGCGAGTGACCGCAAGTTCCTCGGCATGCTGGGCATGCACGGTACCGTCGAAGCCAACAACGCCATGCAGAACTGCGATGTGCTGCTGGCGGTGGGTGCGCGTTTCGATGACCGCGTGATTGGCAACCCCAAGCACTTCGCCCAGAATGAGC
This window encodes:
- a CDS encoding NAD+ synthase, with the translated sequence MTLKLCVAQLNFIVGDLNGNVKKIVDAATHAYAQGVRLVLTPELSICGYAAEDLFLRPAFIQACDDAVKSVAQQLAGLKGLSVVVGHPTGGDSRTRSVAIQSRFNAASVLREGQVVAHYAKRELPNYQVFDERRYFSPGQGVCVFEAGEGADAVQVGLLICEDAWFEEPARLAKEAGAELLAVINASPFHVGKGYEREARMGERCRATGLPLVYAHLVGGQDEVVFEGHSFTLDAQGAVTGRAPSFKENLFVAQVARAQAAIKLVADVEPERSAEADLWDALVLGVRDYVGKNGFPGALLGLSGGIDSALVLAVAVDALGADKVRAIMMPSPYTADISWIDARDMAARMGVRYDEISIVPEFEAFKASLAGEFAGRAEDTTEENIQARIRGTLLMALSNKFGSIVLTTGNKSEMATGYCTLYGDMAGGFAVIKDLAKTTVFKLAWWRNAHDPYGTGAYPIPERIITRPPSAELRPDQKDQDSLPPYEVLDGILERYMENDESIDAIIAAGYRTEDVERVTRLIKINEYKRRQAPVGIRVTHRSFGKDWRYPITNRFRA
- a CDS encoding P-II family nitrogen regulator, whose translation is MKQITAIVKPFKLEEVREALAECGVTGLTVTEVKGFGRQKGHTELYRGAEYVVDFLPKMKVEVVVKTDDVDRCVDAIVKAAHTGKIGDGKIFVTSVERVVRIRTGEQDESAV
- a CDS encoding GNAT family N-acetyltransferase; amino-acid sequence: MGSTDYVIRVSATPSEVDSRAWDALLATQSHPTPFMRHAYLAAMAESGSATAATGWSAHFITLHRDEALCAACVVYLKDHSYGEYVFDWAWASAYQQHGLEYYPKGVIAVPFTPVPGTRLLAVDAQARAALLQAVQAWCESVNVSSAHMLFAADADMQSAKDAAWMARHTVQFHWHNTTPGYADFDQFLQSMNQEKRKKIKQERRKVAGAGVTFRHSQGADISAADWDFFYRCYARTYREHGNPPYLTPDFFRRMAATMPEHWLLFVAERGGKSIASSLIAVGARSTGATGLFDTEDRVAYGRYWGAVEHVDCLHFEACYYQPLQWCIANGYRRFEGGAQGEHKMARALLPVKTSSAHWLQHPAFADAVQRFLEREGEGIQNYLEHLEQRTPLKKPV
- a CDS encoding DUF3619 family protein, with the translated sequence MKTTKMHRSSAEIQDAVGRAVTLRLNESADSLPHDISERLKVARMQALAKRKWVAETTSANVVTGQSGEATLQMGSGFRHWMTQLGSWLPLLLLVTGMIVIGLAQDDWTAQEIADVDTELLTNALPPAAYTDPGFAQFLRSNQEK
- a CDS encoding acetolactate synthase 3 catalytic subunit encodes the protein MEISKAEIASAASASKSAAVPELRGAEVLVKALQAENVKYIWGYPGGAVLHIYDAFYKQDTIQHVLVRHEQAAVHAADGYARATGDVGVALVTSGPGLTNAVTGIATAYMDSIPMVIISGQVPTHAIGLDAFQECDTVGITRPIVKHNFLVKDAKDMAEVMKKAFHIARSGRPGPVVVDIPKDVSFKKVPYHGYPESVEMRSYNPVRKGHGGQIRKALQLLLTAKRPYIYTGGGVLLSNASNELRTLVDMLGYPCTNTLMGLGAYPASDRKFLGMLGMHGTVEANNAMQNCDVLLAVGARFDDRVIGNPKHFAQNERKIIHIDIDPSSISKRVKVDIPIVGDVKDVLNEMIAMIREGSTKPDANALGAWWDTIEGWRKRDCMKYSPGNGDVIKPQYVVETLWNMTKDADTYITSDVGQHQMWAAQYYKFDEPRRWINSGGLGTMGVGIPYAMGIKLAKPQSEVFCITGEGSVQMNIQELSTCLQYNTPIKICSLNNRYLGMVRQWQEVEYEGRYSHSYMDALPNFVKLAEAYGHVGMLIERPHDVEPALREARKLKDRTVFMDFRTDPTENVFPMVQAGKGITEMLLGSEDL
- a CDS encoding RNA polymerase sigma factor, with product MATEKELSDFLKSVERRAFKRAAYHVRNDESALDIVQDSMMKLAEHYGHKPVEELPMLFQRILSNSTLDWFRRQKTYSALFSTLSDFESGTEDDDFNLLESLVTDQGGEQSESAETQTERAQTLLSIEEEILRLPPRQREAFLMRYWEDMDVAETAAAMGCSQGSVKTHCSRAVQALGNALKGKGIRL
- a CDS encoding diacylglycerol kinase; this translates as MESTPENHIDPAVNPQKQRRGLSRILHATRYSWAGLQAGWNEPAFRQECVLALVLLPASLFVGQSWVESAVLAASVIAVMVVELLNTAVESVVDRVGPEWHQLSKRAKDIGSAAVLLSLLLCAAIWCAALWQRFAV
- a CDS encoding DUF3106 domain-containing protein, with the protein product MQRPPFHVCASHEVIAAVCAVALLGAYDVSIAQSSPALPPQAPATTPAVTWSSLNAAQKTALAPLQTSWETLAAGHQRKWIALSQNFANMSAEDKERLHSRMGEWAALKPKERQQARLNFAETKKTPPAELAANWEAYQALSAEEKEALAKKAAAKPAGAAIATKAPSPQKITPVPLTRNSPESKREKLVAQQPLDQNTLLPLAPAAKSNSSN
- a CDS encoding RDD family protein, with the protein product MTIALDTPGLWRRMACWVYEGILLFAVAFFATWLFSTLGQVRSGIDPRRPLLSLFLFVVLGVYFVWFWAHGQTLAMKTWNIRVVGRDGKKITQLRALGRYVLSWVWFLPPLLAVSPFHLSGGEIVVICLGWFAVWAILSRFHPQQQFWHDAWAGTRLITSAPLSR